In Bos taurus isolate L1 Dominette 01449 registration number 42190680 breed Hereford chromosome 11, ARS-UCD2.0, whole genome shotgun sequence, one DNA window encodes the following:
- the CD207 gene encoding C-type lectin domain family 4 member K: protein MKTADSEVLDAHFTVDKQNVSLWPPDPPPKTCPSQVLGRLLTVRAVVIFLMLVTITSVLLQAILYPWFMGTISDVKTNAQLLKGRVDNISSLSSEIKRNRGGLVAVGIQVRMVNASLDRISSQIRRLETGLKEASAQLQVLTSSWKAVDELNAQIPELKQDLDKASALNAKVRELQSGLESISKLLQQQKDILQVVSQGWKYFGGHFYYFSKISKTWYSAQQICISRDSHLTSVTSEREQEFLYRTAGGLPYWIGLTKAGSEGDWHWVDGTPYNKVQSEKFWIPGEPNNVGNNEHCVTLKTSLLRSWNDASCDNTFLFICKRSYKPSEP, encoded by the exons ATGAAGACTGCCGACAGCGAGGTCCTCGATGCGCACTTCACGGTGGACAAGCAGAACGTCTCCCTCTGGCCCCCAG ACCCTCCTCCCAAGACATGTCCGTCCCAGGTTCTGGGGAGACTCCTCACGGTCCGCGCTGTGGTCATCTTCCTGATGCTGGTCACGATCACCTCTGTCCTGCTGCAGGCCATTCTCT ATCCCTGGTTTATGGGCACAATATCAGATGTCAAGACCAACGCCCAGTTGCTGAAAGGTCGTGTGGACAACATCAGCTCCCTGAGTTCTGAGATCAAGAGGAACAGAGGTGGCCTGGTGGCAGTTGGCATTCAGGTCCGGATGGTGAACGCCAGCTTGGATCGCATAAGTTCTCAGATCCGGAGGTTGGAAACAGGCTTGAAGGAAGCCAGTGCACAGCTGCAGGTGCTAACAAGTAGTTGGAAAGCAGTTGATGAGTTAAATGCCCAAATCCCAGAGCTAAAACAAGATTTGGATAAAGCCAGTGCTTTAAATGCAAAGGTCCGGGAACTCCAGAGTGGTTTGGAGAGTATCAGCAAATTGCTTCAACAGCAAA AGGACATTCTCCAGGTGGTTTCCCAAGGCTGGAAGTACTTCGGGGGGCACTTCTATTACTTTTCTAAAATCTCGAAGACCTGGTACAGTGCCCAGCAGATCTGTATATCGAGGGACTCCCACCTGACCTCAGTGACCTCAGAGCGTGAACAG GAGTTCCTCTACAGGACAGCAGGCGGACTTCCCTACTGGATCGGCCTGACCAAAGCAGGGAGCGAGGGGGACTGGCACTGGGTGGATGGCACTCCGTACAACAAGGTCCAGAGTGAGAA GTTCTGGATTCCAGGAGAACCCAACAACGTTGGGAACAACGAACACTGTGTCACCCTAAAGACGTCCTTACTGCGGTCATGGAACGATGCCTCCTGTGacaatacatttctttttatctgtAAGCGGTCCTATAAACCATCAGAACCATGA